The DNA region TCAATCAGCTTGGTACAGATGCGATTGCGGCTCAAGCCATTGCTAGTAAAACCGACCAACTCGCTATGCTCCCCATGGTCAATCTTGGTCTAGCTGTTTCTACCTTTACTGCACAGAACTACGGAGCCAGATACTACGAGAGAATACTTGAAGGGCTCAAACATTCCCTCTGGATTGATATTGCTTGGTCTATTTTCTACGCCATCTTATTGATTACTTTTCACTCCTTCTTCGCCGGCTTATTTTTACCAAACGCCAGTAAAGAAGTCTCCTCTCTCGCTCTGACTTACTTTATCATCAACGGAATTTGTTATTGGATTCTAGCGATTCTATTTGTTGTTCGCAGCTTTGTTCAAGGCTTGGGGAAAGGCTTCATTCCAACCTTAGCTGGTTTTGGCGAATTGATTATGCGGGCTGGTGTAGCAATTATAGGACTTCATCTCTTTGGCTTTTACGGTGTTGCGGCTGCCAATCCCGCAGCTTGGATTGGCAGCGTCCTCGTCCTTATTCCAAGCGCCATCATCTTGGCTAAGAAACTAAAAAAAGGAGAGGCCGTCTGAGTCCCTTATATAACGAAGAGCTTGGGACAAAAAGATTTTCAATTTTGAAAATCTCAATTATCAAGTCCTTTATATTTATAATTGAACAAAAAAAGCGAACAAAACTAGTTTTCTGACAATCAGAATCTTGGTTTGTTCGCTTTTTATATATGAAATTGGACTATTATCCCAACTTCTTTTTATATTTAAGAGTTCGGATCATCCAAGCTCCGCCCGTGTAACCCCTTTTCTCGTTGAACTTGACGAAGTTTTTCAGGTGTGACATCGTTTCCTTCTTCATCCACGAGCTTAATTCCTTCAATGTGATGACGAATGGCACGACGATACCCTTCAATATACTCCTCACGCAACTTTGCTTGCTCCACTTTTTCTTCTGGTGTCAAAGTACCTGCTTTTTTCTTCTTAGCTAATTCATTGATACGATTGATTTTTGCTTGTTCCATATAAGATACAAAGGGCGTTAAGGACGAAATAAGAATAGGAGTTTTCCACCGTATCATTTATACGAGAAAAAACATCTCTTTTATACAGTCCTTAGCCCGTGTTCAATTCCTTTCTCTACTACTTTAATTTCGTAAATTCCACACTAGTAGTTGTTCCAAGTGTTCCCGTTGAGGCTACCTGTTGGAAGGAGATACGATTTTCCTCTATCTTCTTAATATGGAAAGTAGCCCCACTAGAATCCGTTAAAACCCAGCCTTCTTCATTTTGAGTCAAACTTGCTCCTTCTGTTAAAACAGTATCTCCACCAGAAATAATCCATCCTTTTTCAGACTCCTTAAAGGTGTAAATAACCGACCACTCCTCACTCTGCCAATTCCCCTCTAACCAAGCTGTCGAAGAAGTTTTGGAAGTACAAGCTGCTATTATTAAAATGCAGACTAAAATACCAAACAGTTTTACGATTTTCTTCATCATTACTTACTATTCAAGAGGTTGAAGACTGCGACCGCTTCTGCCTTTTCAGCCAAAGCTTTCAGGATCCCCAAGCGATTGGCTTTGATAGCTACATCATCCGCCATTACCATAGTGTTATCAAAGAAAGCAGCAATGACTGGACTAAGAGCAAAGAGTTTATCCAAGTTCCCAATCATATCTTCTGTCAATTCCAGACCAGCAACTGCTTCAGCCAAAGCTCTCTCCTCATCATTTTCAAAAAGAGCTTCATCAATCATGATCGTCTCAGCCTTTTCAGCCAAGTTGAAGACCCGTGATAGGTTTTCCACAGCCTCCTTATAGCTTGCTTCACCTGATTTTTGGAAAATAGCAGAGCTGGCCGCTAGTTGCAACCTAACCACATAGGTCGAGCTGGCTAACACAGCCTCACGAATATCTTTCGGAATAGCACTATCCATCATTTTCTCTACACGCGCACGGATAAAGTCCATAACCTCAGTCTGATGAGCATAGCTCATGCTGGCAAAATTCAAGCTATACAACTCAGCAATCAATACATCCAATGGAATTTCCCAACCAAATGCTTCTAAGATGCGCACAATACCTTGGGTAGCACGACGGAGAGCATAAGGGTCGTTTGATCCTGACGGAATCAATCCAACTGAGAAGAAGGAAAGCAAGGTATCGAATTTATCAGCCAGGGCCAATACCGCACCAACCCTACTTTCAGGAAGATTCCCCTCGGAAGAATTCGGTAAGTAATGCTCACGAATAGCTGCTGCTACCACTGGATTTTCCCCCGCAAGAAGAGCATACTTCTCCCCCATGATGCCTTGTAATTCATCAAACTCACCGACCATACCAGTCAAAAGATCAAATTTATAAATATCGGCCGCACGTGCCAAATCTACCTTCTCATCAGCGGACAAGTCAGCCAAGTCTGCTAGTTTAGCTGCAATCACCTTAGTGCGTTCCATGTGTTCATAAAGCGAGCCAATTTTTTCATGGAAGGTCACAGCTTTCAAACGATCTACCAAATCTTCAATTTTGAGTTTTTGATCTTCACGCCAGAAAAACTCTCCATCTTCCAAACGAGCAATCAGAACCTTCTCATTTCCCTTGATGACATTATCAAGATACTGATCATTGCCATTACGAACAGAGATAAAGTTTGGCAAAAGCTTACCAGCCTTATCACGTACAACAAAGTAACGTTGGTGGTTTTTCATCGAAGTCACCAAGACCTCTTCTGGAACTTCCAAATACTTGGTATCGAAAAAGCCCATAAAAGCAGTTGGATACTCGACCAGGTTCAAAACCTCATTCAGAAGATCCTCGTCAACTTCAACAGTGACATCATGTTCTTCCTCAATATTCTTGATTTGTTCCACAATCATGCCTTGGCGTTCTACCGGGTCTGTAATGACAAACTGCGCACGTAAATCTGCCTCATAAGAATCTGCACTTGCGATCTCTGTTTCTTGACCAAGGAAACGATGCCCACGACTGATGCGACCTGATGAAATCCCCAAGAAGTCCATCTCAAGTACCTCATCATCTAACAAAACTGTCATAGTATGAACAGGACGAATATAGGCAAACTTGTTAGATGCCCAATTCATGCTGACAGGGAAGGTCATAGCCTTTAAAACCTCTGGAATCCCTGCTAAAACTTCCTTAGCTGGCTTTCCAACCTCGTGCTTGGTCACATAGACATATTCTTCACCTTTAATATTCTCAAAACGGATGTCTGCTGTTGTCAGTCCCTTACCACGTACAAAACCTTCTGCTGCTTTGGTAAAGTTTCCATCTGCATCCAAGGCAATCTTCTTAGCAGGTCCCTTGAAGTCCTCTGTCAAGTCTGTCTGTTGATCAGCCAAACCACGGACACGAACAGCCAAACGGCGTGGTGTTGAAAATGTATCAATTGTTTCAAAAGACAGACGATTATCTGTCAAAAAGGTAGCCATACGATCACACAATTGCTGCATGGCCGGGGTTACGATGTAGGCAGGAATTTCTTCCAAACCAAGTTCAACAAGTAAATTTTTAACCATTATTCTGCATCCTCCTTTAGTAATTCTGCTCGTGTTGCTGCATCCAAAAGTGGGTATCCCAAGCGTTTGCGCTCTTCTACAAAAGTTTTAGCAACGACACGGGCAAGATTACGGATGCGAGCAATATAGCCTGCGCGTTCTGTCACAGATACAGCTCCACGGGCATCTAGCAGGTTAAAGGTATGTGAACACTTGAGAACATAGTCAAAGGCAGGATGAAC from Streptococcus ruminantium includes:
- a CDS encoding DUF896 family protein codes for the protein MEQAKINRINELAKKKKAGTLTPEEKVEQAKLREEYIEGYRRAIRHHIEGIKLVDEEGNDVTPEKLRQVQREKGLHGRSLDDPNS
- the glyS gene encoding glycine--tRNA ligase subunit beta; amino-acid sequence: MVKNLLVELGLEEIPAYIVTPAMQQLCDRMATFLTDNRLSFETIDTFSTPRRLAVRVRGLADQQTDLTEDFKGPAKKIALDADGNFTKAAEGFVRGKGLTTADIRFENIKGEEYVYVTKHEVGKPAKEVLAGIPEVLKAMTFPVSMNWASNKFAYIRPVHTMTVLLDDEVLEMDFLGISSGRISRGHRFLGQETEIASADSYEADLRAQFVITDPVERQGMIVEQIKNIEEEHDVTVEVDEDLLNEVLNLVEYPTAFMGFFDTKYLEVPEEVLVTSMKNHQRYFVVRDKAGKLLPNFISVRNGNDQYLDNVIKGNEKVLIARLEDGEFFWREDQKLKIEDLVDRLKAVTFHEKIGSLYEHMERTKVIAAKLADLADLSADEKVDLARAADIYKFDLLTGMVGEFDELQGIMGEKYALLAGENPVVAAAIREHYLPNSSEGNLPESRVGAVLALADKFDTLLSFFSVGLIPSGSNDPYALRRATQGIVRILEAFGWEIPLDVLIAELYSLNFASMSYAHQTEVMDFIRARVEKMMDSAIPKDIREAVLASSTYVVRLQLAASSAIFQKSGEASYKEAVENLSRVFNLAEKAETIMIDEALFENDEERALAEAVAGLELTEDMIGNLDKLFALSPVIAAFFDNTMVMADDVAIKANRLGILKALAEKAEAVAVFNLLNSK